AAACTATGGCGGGCTGAACATACCGATTCCCTTCCGGTACGGACTTTCATTTGACATTTCCTCTATCATCGCCCTGGCACTCATCTACCTTATTACCGCCATCGAGGCATACGGAGACATCACGGCAAATTCGCTCATATCGGGCGAACCGGTTGAAGGCGAGAAGTTCGTGAAGCGCGCTTCGGGAGGCATCTTTGCCGATGGCTTCAACTCCATGATAGCAGGTTGCCTCAACTCGTTCCCCAACTCCATCTTCGCCCAAAATAACGGAATGATTCAGTTGACGGGCGTGGCAAGCCGCTATGTAGGCTATTATATCGCAGGAATGCTGGTTCTGCTGGGCTTATTCCCTTCGGTAGGCCTGGTTTTCTCGCTCATGCCCGAACCGGTATTGGGAGGAGCTACCCTCCTGATGTTCGGAACGGTAGCCGCAGCCGGCATCCGCATCATCGCTTCCCAAAGCATCGACCGCAAAGCGACCCTGGTCATTGCCCTAAGCTTTGCATTCGGCTTGAGCGTAGAGCTGGTGCCCGATATCCTTTGCCAGCTTCCCGATACGTTGCGCAACATCTTCTCATCCGGCATCACCACCGGAGGCATTACGGCAATATTGGCGAATTTATTGATTCGGATAAAGTAAATGTCATGCCTTGCCTTTTTGAACCGCAAAGGATCCGGCAATCGCTTTCCTGATTTTATGCCAGCTCGGCATTTGCTTCAATTCTTTGCGTATCGGCGCGTCGTATAATAAAAACAGCAAAAAGAGGAAGATGCAGGCGTATGCCGTCCAGCCATAGATTTGCTTGACACTTATTTCCATCATCTGCGGCAAGAAGGTTTCTATATAATGAGGTATAGAGAGAGGCATTCCGCCTGAAGCTACACGCTCGATAGCTGCCCCATAACGTGCGATGTTGTCGGGAAGATAATAAGCCAGCCCCCGTGTATAAATAGCTGCCCCGATTACACCGCCCATAACCATGTGCAGCATATTGAATACGGATAACGCCTGAAAGAAATGCTGGAAACTCATGATTTCTTCCAGGCAGGTCATAAACGTGGCACTCAGCACGGCGTACGCGAAGCCGCGGCAAAATACCGGCAGGTAGAGTTGGGAGATATGAATATCCATTGAGACCAGGAAATAACATCCGGATAAATAACAGATAATCCCGCCCAGCCCGACGATAATCAGGCGCAGGTAATTGAAACGCTTTACGTGCATCCACCAATAGGCGAACAGGCAGCCCGCCAATACTCCGGCAAGCGCGGGCCAGTCCAGCCGGACGGTGGTCATCGTGCCGTAACGCATCACTTCCCCCAAATAAACTTCCTCCAAGACGTGCTCGGTGGCGAGGAACATCTCTACCAAGGTAATCAAGACCAGTATGGGCACCAAGTGGCGGTATGTCCACATTTTCGGCTCGAAAAACGGGTGACGGACGGTAAACATGCGCCCGACGCAAAAAAGAAACGTAACCAGTATGGCCATGCTTAACTGACGGAGAACCGGGCTGTTCCACCAATCGTACCAATCGCCGTAATTAAACAAGTACGCTATCTCCAGCAAAAGCGTCGCCCATAGTATGGCTCCTAACCAGTCGATGCCGAAGAGAGGAAACTTCTTGAACATACGGAAATGCCGGGTGCATATCGTCAGTACCAATAAATCGACCATCATGGCACCGCTGATGAACAGCTGCATGTAATCCCAATGGTAATGATACATCAGGCTGGTCGCGAGCAAGTCGGATAGCTGCATGCTTCCTAAGATAACAATATGCAGCAGGGGGAAGAATACCGTGAAGTCGCGTGTAGGCGTCATCCAAAGCTGGATATTCGACATGCATTCAAACGTGCCTTGTATCTTGCACATGCCTTCGATGAAGCACACCAGCCACAATGCGGGCAGAAAGGTGATGTGCGGCGCGAGCAGGTTGCACAGCAGGACACCCGTAGCCGCCCCGCACAGCAATGTCTTGTTCGTGAAACGGAACTTCATGCGGAACAGCAAAGGGAAATAGATAGCCATTCCCGCCAGGTTCGCATAAAGACACATCTGGAGGTCTTCCCGCATCAGGGCCGTTTCTCCCATCATCTGGTTCAGCGTGCCCAGATAAAGCCCGCCGGAGAACTGGAAGGTAAAGGCGATGAAAACATATATCCAGGGCCGTATCCGTTCGGGCACGAAACTCCTGAACATCGGCATGGAAAAAGGAGGGATAGTTTGTGCGGTTGCGTTCATTCTCAATACTTCACTTTACATTCTACATTGAATCCGGCTCTCAAGCGGTTCACCTTTTCCGCTTCATTGCCTTGCAGGCGGATGCGGACGGGAACCCGTTGCTCCACTTTTACGAAATTACCCGTGGCATTATCCTGCGGTATGAGGGAAAAAGCCGCTCCCGTGGCATCAGATATGGATTCCACTATACCTCTATATACAATGCCCGGAACGGCATCGGCCGTAAAAGTGACTTCCGCCCCCTCTTTGATGCGGGGGAGCTGCGTTTCGCGATAATTGGCTATCACCCACAGGTCGCTATTGTCTACAATATCCACCATCGTCTGGCCCGGCTGCACCAATTGACCTTCATGAATGCCTTTATGTCCCGTCACACCGTCACAAGTGGCGATGATAACCGTATAAGACAAATTCAAGCGCGCCAAGTCCACGGCGGCTTGCGCCAGACGGATAGCCGCCTCGTTTTGTCCCAACCGGTGCGTCTGCTCGTCCTTTGCCAGCGAAGTCGAATGCTTCAAGCGGAGCATTTGCTCGTATCGGGCATCGGCAGCCTCGTAAGCGGTCTGGATGTTATCGTATTGCTGGCGGGTAACGGCATCTTCTTCCAGCAGTTTCTTATACCGTTGCAGTTCACGCCCGGCATTGGCACGCTGCACACGGGCTTCTTCGATGCTGGCATCGTTGACGCTCAGGTTGTTCCGTACGGTGGCTATCCCTGCGTTTGTAACCTGCTGCCCCGCCAGTGCGTTCGCCAGGTCCGCCTCAGCCTGTGCCAACCGCAATTTAAACTCCGCGTCTTCAATCACAAGCAGCGTGTCTCCTTTACGCACCGGCTTGTATTCTTCGAAATAAATCTTCTTGATAAAGCCCTGCACCCGTGTGTTGACGGGAGTGATATGCTGCCTTATCTGGGCATTGTCCGTATATTCCACGTTTCCCAAATGGATGAAGCGCGAACAGACGTATGCCACGCCTATTGCCAGCAATGCAATGACAACCGTATTGTAAATCAGCTTTTTTGTCTTTCGTGTAACCATGATGATATGCAGTTTTATGAGTTTATAACGTATGTGTGATGTATTTCATTGTATAATAATTGTACAGGATGTTGATGCGGGCGTTTACCAATCCCAGGTCGGCGCTGAGCTTCATGTTGCTGGCATCCAGCATGTCGGTCAGCAATGCCATCCCGTTCTGATAGCGGTTATCGGTAACGCTGTAATTCTCGTCCGCCAGCCTGACGCTGTTCTCTTGGGTACGCAAATCGGTAAAAGCGGTCAGGAAATTTACATATCCCTCTTGTACGGCATTTTCCACTTGCTCTTGCACCAGCAGGTGGCGTTCTTGTGCCTGGCGCACGTTCAGCCGCGCCTGTTTCAGTTTCCTGTTATTCTTGAACAAGGAAGAAAAGTTGTATTTTATGCCCACGCCTATGTACCAGTAATTGAAATTGTTGTCCAATACAGGCACTTCGATGGTGATAGGGCCGTCTAAATGCTCGGCGGCGACAAGGGAAATGTGCGGAAGGCGTTCGGAGCGTTCCTGCTTCACCTTCTGCTCATTCATCCGGACAGCCGCCTGCGATTGCCTCAACAGGATGTTATTGCCCTCTGCCAGGTCCTGCCATTCTTCTTCCGTGAGTGTCAGAATCTGCCGCTCCAGTAAAGAAGTGTCGGGGCTTATTTCCGTATTTTCCGGCAAATGCAAGGTAGTCACCAACTGATGGTTGGCAATTTTACGGGCGTCTTTTACCCGCGAGAGCTGCAAGTTGAGCTGTTCTTTTTGCAGTTCATAGCGTGTAATGTCGTTTTTCAAGACCGTACCCTGTTCCCTGCGTGCCTTCATGTTGGCGATGACCTCTTCGGTCAGTTCCATGTTCTTTTCCAATACACGGATTTGATTGTCCAGCTTGTAAAGGTTCAGGTAATGCCCCACGAGCAGGAAGCGTATCTCCTGCACATTCTTCTGCAAATCAAGCTCTGCCAACAACGTCCCCAGCTCCGCCTGCCTGATGCCGCTGCTGATAGCGCCTCCCGCATAGATGACCTGTTGCGCCTCTAACGCGAAGTTATTGCCGAAGTGCGGCATGTCTACCGTCATGGCGTTGCCGAAATCCCTGTCCCATAGCTTTCCGTTGCCCCAATAGCTGGCGGAAAGAGACGCGTTCACATCCGGAAGCCTCTGCGCCTTGGCTGCTTTCAATGCTTCACGGGCAGCCTCCGTCCCCGTTTTATACGCTTGAATACTTTGGCTCTGTCCGTCGGCAAGACGGAACAATTCTTCTATGCCCATCTGTCGGGTTTGGGCACATAAACACTGGCTGCACAGGACTGCAATACACAACAGCCCTATGAGCCTTTTCTTTTTGCTCATAAGAATCGGTTATTTTATCGTGATTAAATGAATATAATAAGGAGAGAAGATGCCTACGGCTAAATCAAAGCCGCCGCACCCCATGAGTGGAAATCATGAATTTTATTTCTGTAATATACGGTACATATTTCCATATTGCCTTTCCTGTCTTCTTGTTTGCGGGGACAAAATTAGGGAAAAAAGGAATAGAATGTAACCTTACAGACCTTGCGTTTTGTATTATTTTAACTATTCTATTTGCATATCACGCTGTAAATCAGACGATATATCAAAAGCATAATCCGCACATGAGTATACCTGTCAAAAGAAAAGGAAGCCTAAGACACAACCGCTTCCCTTAAGGATGAATAGGAGCAAAGGCAGTCGGCCTATTCTACAAAGCCACAGTTTCAACTTGTTTTATCAAGCCGAAACTTTAGTTTCGTATAGCTGAAACTAAAGTTTTCACATGATAAAACCAACGAAACGACCTGTTATATGCATCCGGCAAGGAAGCCTCCATTGCCGGCTCCTCTGATGACGAAGGAATTACAGACCGGATGACATCTCAAAAAACAAGGGAAGAGAAGGATATTTTCGATGCTTGCGCTACCATATCCGGCAGATTTTGTATATGTTTGCATCAAATTAGCGTCTATGAAACCATTATCTCCAGAAACCCTTGCATTTATCCGTGCGCACCGTTCCGACAACATGCGCACCTTGGCACTTCAAGCCCCCAAATATCCCAAAGTAGACATGCCCGAAGCCCTCATCCAGATTGCGGGAAGGCAAATCGCGGAAAAGAAAATCCCTTCGTGGGCAGAGCGGGAAGACATTCGCTATCCGCAGCATTTGTCCATGGAACAATGCTCTTCCGAAGTGACGGCACGCTATAAAGCATCGCTGGCAGAAGGAGAATCATTTGCCGACCTTACGGGAGGATTCGGAGTGGACTGCGCTTTCATCGCTTCCCGGTTCCGGCGGGCAGACTACGTGGAACGCCAAGAAACACTATGCGAACTGGCGGCACACAACTTCGCTTTATTGGGATTAGACCAGATAAAGGTGCATCATGCCGATGGCATAACCTACCTGCAACACATGAATCCGGTGGACTGCCTGTACCTTGACCCTGCCCGCCGGAACAATCAAGGAGGGAAAACCGTAGCCATATCCGATTGTGAACCGGACGTAAGCCGGCTGGAATCCCTGCTGGCGGAAAAAGGAAAAATGGTGATGGTCAAGTTGTCCCCGATGTTGGACGTAGCGTTGGCGATACAGACCTTGAGATTCGTTTCACAAGTTCATATCGTAGCTGTTAATAACGAGTGCAAAGAGTTGATAATCCTGTTGAAAAAGGAAGACAAAGATACGGATAACATCGCTGGGAAAGAGATTGTTATCCATTGCGAGCAAGCTGTGAACAACCTGTTAACAACTCCGTTCATATTTACCCTGTCAGAAGAAAAGAACGCGGTATGCGAATACGCATGCCACGTAGGGAAATACCTGTACGAACCCGGCGCATCCTTGCTCAAGGCAGGAGCTTACCGCCTGCTTGGTTCGCGCTACAACGTAAAGAAACTGCATCCGAACAGCCATTTATACACATCCGACACACTTGTTGACTTTCCGGGACGTTCTTTTCAGGTAGAATCGGTATCAGGTTTTGGGAAAAAGGAACTGAAAACGTTCCTGCAAGGAATGGAGAAAGCGAATCTTACGGTACGCAATTTCCCCTCTTCCGTTGCCGAACTAAGAAAGAAACTGAAACTGAAGGAAGGGGGGAATACGTACCTCTTTGCCACGACCCTAAAGGGTGAGGAAAAAGTATTGATAAAATGCACCAAGGCAAGCGTCACGCCTGCTCTGCCTCTTTCGCTTTGAATGCCAGCGCATACATGCGTATCTGTTTCACCATAGCCAGAAGCCCGTTGCTGCGGGTGGACGAAAGGTGTTCTTTCAGTCCGAGCTTATCGATGAAATAAAGGTCGGCATTCAGGATTTCATCGGGGGTATGCCCTGAGAGGACTTTGATAAGCAGGGCGATAATCCCCTTTACAATAAGCGCATCGCTTTCTGCCTGAAAGACGATTCTTCCGTCCTCCATATCAGCCTGAAGCCATACACGGCTTTGGCATCCGTCTATCAGGTTCTCTTCTGTCTTATACTTCTCGTCAAGCGGCTCCTGCTCATTACCCAAGTCGATGAGCAACTGGTATTTGTCCATCCAATCCTCGAAGTCGCTGAACTCTTCAATGACCTCGTCTTGCAGTTCGTTGATTGTCTTCATATTTCGTTTTTATTGATGTCAGTTTCACCACAGAGGAAACAGAGTTACACAGAGGGAAAAATATAAAAGCTCTGTGAACCTCTGTGTCCTCTGTGGTGAATAAAAAGTTACTTTTCATTATAAATCACAGCCATAACGGTCTCGCCTACGGCTTGCAGTACTGTTTTATCGATGCAATCCATCGTATCGCCTACCGTGTGCCAGGTAGGGTGGAAGCCCTTTTCGCTATGCGGGTCATACCCGATGATGTCTACGCACGGGATTTGACGGAAGCGGTTTACATATATATGATCGTCTACCACTTCTCCACCTACTTCCTTCACGAAACACTGTTCGTGTCCCAAACGGTGTGCCATGTCCCATATCTTCTTCATAGGCTGGTTGGCGGTACGGGCAGAATACCCTTCGTAATAGAAAACGGCATCTTTTCCTCCCACCATATCCAGCAGGATGCCGAAACGCGCCTTATAGTCGGGCACATGCGGGAAACGTCCCCAATATTGTGAGCCCAGACACCACGTGTCTTGCTTATAATCTCCCTCATAGAATTCAGGGATGCCATAGTCTTCCGCATCAAAGAATACGATGTCGATGCCTATTGCCGGAGCCTGTTGTTGCAGGTGGCGGGCTATTTCCAATAAGACTCCCACACCGCTTGCCCCGTCATTCGCCCCGTCTATCGGCGTATGGTGATGTTCTTCCTTATCGGCATCGGCATACGGACGGCTATCCCAGTGCGCGCACAACAATACCCGTTTTTTGGTGTCGGGATTATACGAGCCGACAATGTTACGCGCTTTCAATATCTTTCCATCATAACTGATTACATCCGCATATTGGTCGTACACTTTCGCTCCAAATGCCTTGAGTTGCCCTGCCAGATACTCGCCGCACGCCCAATGGGCTTCTGTATTCGGGACACGCGGGCCGAAAGCCACTTGCCGTTCGATGTAACGGTAAGCACTATCGGCATGAAATGCCGGTGCCTGAACGAGGGAATCTGGCGTTTCCTGCCCGTTTTCAGAAGCATTCTTGTTCTTGCTGCTTCCGCACGAAGTGAAAAGCGAGACGATTACCGCCCCTAAGCAAAGCATAATGATGATTGATTTATTCATGTGATTCATTCCTATATTATTCACCACAGAGGACACAGAGATACGCAGAGGAAATAATTAAAAACCCTGTGATACGCCGTGCCCTCTGTGGCGAGATTCCATTTTAGTTAAAACTCAAATCTTCAAGCCGTCCAATATCGCGATGTAGGTTTGGATAGCCTCTTCTATCTCACTCACCATCACATATTCGTCTGCCGTATGCGAACGGGACGATTTGCCCGGCCCCATCTTGACCGAAGGGAAGTGCATCAACGCCTGGTCGGAAAGCGTAGGCGAGCCGAAGGGAACTTTCCCCAGTTCAATGGCCCGCTTTACGAAAGGATGCTCCTGGTCGATATGAGACGAATTGAGGCGGAACGAGCGTGCTTTCGCCTCGCACCGGATATGGGCGCAGATATCGGCGAACAGCTCTTCATTCGAATAGCATTCATTGCTCCGGATATCCACCACAAATGTGCATAAGTCGGGAATGACATTGTGTTGCGTGCCCGCATTGATTTGGGTCACGCTCATCTTGACGGGTCCCAAAAGCGGAGAGACCTTCGGGAACTGGAAGCTGCGGAACCATTCGATGTCGTCCAACACCTTGTATATCGCATTGTCTCCCTCCTCGCGCGCCGCATGCCCGGCTTTTCCGTGCGCCGTGACATCGAGCACCATCAATCCCTTCTCGGCAATAGCCGGCTGCATTCCGGTCGGCTCTCCTACTACTCCCAATGCAATCGGGGGCAGCTGGGGCAATACACTCTCGATGCCGCCTTTTCCCGACACCTCTTCTTCGCACGAAGCGAGGAAAATCAGGTTATAGCTTTGCGAAACGGAAGTAAGGTAACGGTATGCCTGAAACAAAGACACCACGCTCGCCCCCGCGTCATTGCTCCCCAGCCCGTAAAGCTTCCCGTTTTCCATTTTCGGGGTAAACGGCTGCTTCCTCCATCCGTTCACGGGTTTCACCGTATCGATGTGCGAGTTGAGCAATATGGTCGGGCGGCTGGTATCAAACATCGGGCTGATGCACCAGATATTGTTTCCCGAACGGCCGGTCATGATGCCGGATTCTTCAATGTAAGTCTGCAAAAAGTCGGCGGCGGCTTCCTCTTCCCTGCTGACAGAAGGTATGCCGATAAGCGAATTCAGCAGAGTAAGCGCCTCCGAAGTGTAATAACTGATATCCGATAACATAAGAATCTGTTTGTTTTGGCGCAAATATACTTCATTTATTACAAAAGAGAAAACTTTATTCCAATATTTCGGAAGCCGTAAAGATATAAAAAAACAGAAAGAGATATACTTGCTTCCAGACGAAGATATACTTCATCCGCAGTTTCATATATACTGAAACTCAAGTTTCACATAATCTAAATCCGCTGAGAAGATATATTACATGCACAAGGGAAGTACATGCCTGCCCGGCACAAGATAAGATACAACTCCATACCTGCACATTTCTTCCCATAAGATACTGCATTTATTCAAATAAAACCTTATCTTTGCAAGTAGCGATTATCAAATAAAAAGAAATTTAAATGAGCGAGTCTTATCTGTCCGGTCTGATTGAGCGGCAAGCGGAAGCGTATGGCGACCGCGCCGCATTGAAGTATCGTGATTATAAAAAAGGTGTATGGATTCCGGTCTCATGGAACCAGTTCGCCGGGAAAGTGAAACGCATTTCCCGCGCGTTGATAGCCTCGGGAGTGGGAGTGCAGGAAAACATCGGTGTCTTTTCCCAAAATATGCCGGAATGCCTGTACACCGATTTCGGCGCGTTTGCCATCCGTGCGGTTACGGTTCCGCTTTATGCCACAAGCTCCGAAGCGCAAGTGCACTACATCGTAGAGGACGCTTCCATCCGTTTCCTTTTTGTGGGCGAACAATACCAGTACGACGTGGCCTACCGGGTGCAACAATTATGCAAGACGCTGAAGCAAATCATTATCTTCAGCCCAGACGTAGCCCGTTCGCCGGAAGACATGAACTCCATCTATTATACGGACTTCCTGAAGCAGGGAGAAAGCGTAGAGCATCAGGCGGAAGCAGAGAGACGCAGAAGCGAATCGGGGCCCGCCGACCTTGCCAATATCCTTTACACATCGGGGACTACCGGCGAATCGAAAGGCGTGATGCTGCATCATTCGTGCTACGAAGCCGCTTTCCGCGCCCACGACATCGTGCTGAAAACACTCAGCGACCGGGATGTAATCATGAATTTCCTGCCCTTTACCCATGTATTCGAACGCGCCTGGTCGTATTATTGCCTTACGAAAGGATGCCTGATGTGCATCAACCTGTATCCGCAGGATATCCAAATGACCATCAAGGAAGTCCGTCCCACCGCCATGTGCAGCGTGCCTCGTTTTTGGGAGAAGGTATATGCCGGCGTGCACGAAAAAATAAACGAAGCCTCAGGGCTGAAGAAGAGCCTGATGCTGGATGCCCTGAAAACCGGCTACGAGCACAACATCCGTTACCTGATGAACGGGCAAACCCCTCCTCCCCTGCTGCACATGAAATACAAGTTTTACGAACGCACCATATATAATGTATTGAAGAAAACCATCGGCATCGAGAACGGCAATTTCTTCCCCACCGCCGGTGCCGCCGTATCGAAAGAAATAGAAGAGTTTGTCCATTCGGTAGGCATCAATATGGTGGTAGGATATGGACTGACCGAAACTACTGCCACCGTTTCGCTCGGCTGGCTGGACGACTTCCGTACCGGTTCGGTAGGCAAGACGATACCGGGGCTGGAGCTGAAATTCGGAGAGAACAATGAAATCTTGCTCCGGGGCGAAACCGTGACCAAAGGATATTATAAAAAGGAGAACCTGACGCGGAGCCTGATAAGCGAAGACGGATGGTTCCATACGGGAGATGCCGGTTATATGAAAGACGGTTTCTTATACCTGACCGACCGTATCAAGGATTTGTTCAAGACTTCGAACGGAAAGTACATCGCTCCGCAAGCCATCGAGACCAAGCTGGTGGTAGACCGGTATATCGACCAAGTGTCTATCATCGCCGACCAGCGCAAGTTCGTATCGGCATTGATTGTGCCCGAGTACAGGCAAGTGGAGAAATATGCCAAAGACCGCCACATCGCTTATACCGACCGGAAAGACCTGCTGCAAAAGCCCGAAATCATCGCTCTGTTCCAAATGCGCATAGACACCTTGCAGCAAGAGTTTGCGCATTACGAGCAAATCAAGAAGTTCACCCTCCTCCCCGAGCCTTTCAGCATGGAAAAAGGGGAACTGACCAATACCTTGAAAATCAAACGGCAGGTATTGATGCAAAACTATGCGGAAGAAATCGAGAAGATGTATGAAGAATGATTTTCTTTCTGCCTTATTTTTATGCTTGCGCAAAAAGTGGTAACTTTGCACCCGGACAAAAAGAGGAATAGATAAGTATGATAACAACAGACCAACTTAAAGACATAAAAGAACGCACCGAAGCGCTCTACCGTTACTTGGACATTGAGAATAAAAAGGTGCAAGTAGAAGAAGAGCAGCTCCGCACTCAAGCTCCGGGATTCTGGGATGACGCCAAGAAAGCGGAAGCTCAGATGAAGAAGGTCAAGACCTTGCAAGGTTGGATTGACGGATACAACGAAGTGAAAACTTTGGCGGACGAGCTGGAACTGGCATTCGATTTCTATAAAGACGAACTGGTGTCGGAAGCGGAAGTGGACGAAGCATACGTCCAGGCGCAGAAGGCCGTAGAAGAACTGGAACTGAAAAACATGTTGCGTTCCGAAGCCGACCAAATGGATTGCGTATTGAAAATCAATTCGGGTGCGGGAGGTACGGAAAGCCAAGACTGGGCATCGATGCTGATGCGCATGTATATGCGCTGGGCGGAAAGCCACGGATACAAATTGTCGGTAGCAAACCTCCAGGAAGGCGATGAAGCAGGCATCAAGACCGTAACGATGAACATCGAAGGTGCGTATGCCTACGGATACCTGAAAGGGGAAAACGGCGTGCACCGCCTGGTGCGTGTCTCTCCCTATAACGCACAAGGAAAGCGCATGACTTCGTTCGCCTCGGTCTTTGTCACTCCGCTGGTCGACGACTCTATCGAAGTGACGGTAGAACCGGCACGCCTGTCGTGGGATACGTTCCGAAGCGGAGGCGCCGGAGGGCAGAACGTCAACAAGGTCGAATCGGGCGTACGCCTGCGCTATCAATACAAGGACCCCTATACCGGCGAGGAAGAGGAAATCCTGATTGAAAATACCGAGACGCGCGACCAGCCGAAGAACAAGGAAAACGCCATGCGCCAGCTGCGCTCTATCCTGTACGATAAAGAGCTACAGCACCG
The Phocaeicola salanitronis DSM 18170 genome window above contains:
- a CDS encoding class I SAM-dependent methyltransferase — its product is MKPLSPETLAFIRAHRSDNMRTLALQAPKYPKVDMPEALIQIAGRQIAEKKIPSWAEREDIRYPQHLSMEQCSSEVTARYKASLAEGESFADLTGGFGVDCAFIASRFRRADYVERQETLCELAAHNFALLGLDQIKVHHADGITYLQHMNPVDCLYLDPARRNNQGGKTVAISDCEPDVSRLESLLAEKGKMVMVKLSPMLDVALAIQTLRFVSQVHIVAVNNECKELIILLKKEDKDTDNIAGKEIVIHCEQAVNNLLTTPFIFTLSEEKNAVCEYACHVGKYLYEPGASLLKAGAYRLLGSRYNVKKLHPNSHLYTSDTLVDFPGRSFQVESVSGFGKKELKTFLQGMEKANLTVRNFPSSVAELRKKLKLKEGGNTYLFATTLKGEEKVLIKCTKASVTPALPLSL
- a CDS encoding TolC family protein, giving the protein MSKKKRLIGLLCIAVLCSQCLCAQTRQMGIEELFRLADGQSQSIQAYKTGTEAAREALKAAKAQRLPDVNASLSASYWGNGKLWDRDFGNAMTVDMPHFGNNFALEAQQVIYAGGAISSGIRQAELGTLLAELDLQKNVQEIRFLLVGHYLNLYKLDNQIRVLEKNMELTEEVIANMKARREQGTVLKNDITRYELQKEQLNLQLSRVKDARKIANHQLVTTLHLPENTEISPDTSLLERQILTLTEEEWQDLAEGNNILLRQSQAAVRMNEQKVKQERSERLPHISLVAAEHLDGPITIEVPVLDNNFNYWYIGVGIKYNFSSLFKNNRKLKQARLNVRQAQERHLLVQEQVENAVQEGYVNFLTAFTDLRTQENSVRLADENYSVTDNRYQNGMALLTDMLDASNMKLSADLGLVNARINILYNYYTMKYITHTL
- the prfB gene encoding peptide chain release factor 2, which encodes MITTDQLKDIKERTEALYRYLDIENKKVQVEEEQLRTQAPGFWDDAKKAEAQMKKVKTLQGWIDGYNEVKTLADELELAFDFYKDELVSEAEVDEAYVQAQKAVEELELKNMLRSEADQMDCVLKINSGAGGTESQDWASMLMRMYMRWAESHGYKLSVANLQEGDEAGIKTVTMNIEGAYAYGYLKGENGVHRLVRVSPYNAQGKRMTSFASVFVTPLVDDSIEVTVEPARLSWDTFRSGGAGGQNVNKVESGVRLRYQYKDPYTGEEEEILIENTETRDQPKNKENAMRQLRSILYDKELQHRMEEQAKVEAGKKKIEWGSQIRSYVFDDRRVKDHRTNFQTSDVNGVMDGKIDGFIKAYLMEFSDSEM
- a CDS encoding SufE family protein, which gives rise to MKTINELQDEVIEEFSDFEDWMDKYQLLIDLGNEQEPLDEKYKTEENLIDGCQSRVWLQADMEDGRIVFQAESDALIVKGIIALLIKVLSGHTPDEILNADLYFIDKLGLKEHLSSTRSNGLLAMVKQIRMYALAFKAKEAEQA
- a CDS encoding M20 family metallo-hydrolase; amino-acid sequence: MLSDISYYTSEALTLLNSLIGIPSVSREEEAAADFLQTYIEESGIMTGRSGNNIWCISPMFDTSRPTILLNSHIDTVKPVNGWRKQPFTPKMENGKLYGLGSNDAGASVVSLFQAYRYLTSVSQSYNLIFLASCEEEVSGKGGIESVLPQLPPIALGVVGEPTGMQPAIAEKGLMVLDVTAHGKAGHAAREEGDNAIYKVLDDIEWFRSFQFPKVSPLLGPVKMSVTQINAGTQHNVIPDLCTFVVDIRSNECYSNEELFADICAHIRCEAKARSFRLNSSHIDQEHPFVKRAIELGKVPFGSPTLSDQALMHFPSVKMGPGKSSRSHTADEYVMVSEIEEAIQTYIAILDGLKI
- a CDS encoding AMP-dependent synthetase/ligase, translated to MSESYLSGLIERQAEAYGDRAALKYRDYKKGVWIPVSWNQFAGKVKRISRALIASGVGVQENIGVFSQNMPECLYTDFGAFAIRAVTVPLYATSSEAQVHYIVEDASIRFLFVGEQYQYDVAYRVQQLCKTLKQIIIFSPDVARSPEDMNSIYYTDFLKQGESVEHQAEAERRRSESGPADLANILYTSGTTGESKGVMLHHSCYEAAFRAHDIVLKTLSDRDVIMNFLPFTHVFERAWSYYCLTKGCLMCINLYPQDIQMTIKEVRPTAMCSVPRFWEKVYAGVHEKINEASGLKKSLMLDALKTGYEHNIRYLMNGQTPPPLLHMKYKFYERTIYNVLKKTIGIENGNFFPTAGAAVSKEIEEFVHSVGINMVVGYGLTETTATVSLGWLDDFRTGSVGKTIPGLELKFGENNEILLRGETVTKGYYKKENLTRSLISEDGWFHTGDAGYMKDGFLYLTDRIKDLFKTSNGKYIAPQAIETKLVVDRYIDQVSIIADQRKFVSALIVPEYRQVEKYAKDRHIAYTDRKDLLQKPEIIALFQMRIDTLQQEFAHYEQIKKFTLLPEPFSMEKGELTNTLKIKRQVLMQNYAEEIEKMYEE
- a CDS encoding HlyD family secretion protein — encoded protein: MVTRKTKKLIYNTVVIALLAIGVAYVCSRFIHLGNVEYTDNAQIRQHITPVNTRVQGFIKKIYFEEYKPVRKGDTLLVIEDAEFKLRLAQAEADLANALAGQQVTNAGIATVRNNLSVNDASIEEARVQRANAGRELQRYKKLLEEDAVTRQQYDNIQTAYEAADARYEQMLRLKHSTSLAKDEQTHRLGQNEAAIRLAQAAVDLARLNLSYTVIIATCDGVTGHKGIHEGQLVQPGQTMVDIVDNSDLWVIANYRETQLPRIKEGAEVTFTADAVPGIVYRGIVESISDATGAAFSLIPQDNATGNFVKVEQRVPVRIRLQGNEAEKVNRLRAGFNVECKVKY
- a CDS encoding M20 family metallopeptidase; its protein translation is MNKSIIIMLCLGAVIVSLFTSCGSSKNKNASENGQETPDSLVQAPAFHADSAYRYIERQVAFGPRVPNTEAHWACGEYLAGQLKAFGAKVYDQYADVISYDGKILKARNIVGSYNPDTKKRVLLCAHWDSRPYADADKEEHHHTPIDGANDGASGVGVLLEIARHLQQQAPAIGIDIVFFDAEDYGIPEFYEGDYKQDTWCLGSQYWGRFPHVPDYKARFGILLDMVGGKDAVFYYEGYSARTANQPMKKIWDMAHRLGHEQCFVKEVGGEVVDDHIYVNRFRQIPCVDIIGYDPHSEKGFHPTWHTVGDTMDCIDKTVLQAVGETVMAVIYNEK